The genomic region CTCAGCCTACTATTATCTTCCACATGAAATGCCTGATCCAGCATATCTTCCTCCTCGTAACTCATTTCCGGAAGCATATGCTGATAATTGAGCATATAACACTGGCAAGAAGCACACATCGCCATACCACCACATATCCCAATGGTGCCTTCAGGAGCGAGCTCGTAAGAGCGAATAACCTCCATAAGGTTCATATTCATATCTGTTGGGGCATCGATAACATGAGCCTCGCCTTCACGGTCTATTATGGTGATCTTAACGTCAGACATTTAATTGCTTCTAATTTATACTTTTTACGACTTCTCTTTTAGCTTCTTTCTTACTTCCATCGAAACCGCTAACTCCACTTACAGTAGTATATTTCATCACATACTTCTTGTCTGGGTTAATTAGCTGGTAAGCACTCT from Christiangramia sp. OXR-203 harbors:
- a CDS encoding 2Fe-2S iron-sulfur cluster-binding protein; this translates as MSDVKITIIDREGEAHVIDAPTDMNMNLMEVIRSYELAPEGTIGICGGMAMCASCQCYMLNYQHMLPEMSYEEEDMLDQAFHVEDNSRLSCQIPITDELEGLEIRIAPTTE